The following proteins are encoded in a genomic region of Plasmodium coatneyi strain Hackeri chromosome 6, complete sequence:
- a CDS encoding GDP dissociation inhibitor domain containing protein — MDDKKNTTFDCDILICGSSLQNSLLAAYFSINNYKVINIDKNPFYGDVNCSFNFNQFQDEKFQLKNFYEEYFPLSSSRNDNDVEKIENLKQIVKSYFQINNNKFNIDLNPKILYNDSNIEDLLIALNAHTYITFVGVQYFYMTYHRVSYNAIVDRTDLHNVNVPGNAVKEMYANKGGHNPSTSHMQNLNNSNSNNNCEDDLIMLKIPLNKTQVFLDKNLSLIEKRMIMNFIHKNIIHDKNYTFSNLSNYNFVKKTNVAEQGGTMHSSIPTITKNEQGSPNRNDLSGDKKDGNQNGNIPCEKGESEKSSQANHANHANHANHDNRANIADYLQSYNIAGKLVDYVLYGIGLFDLQMEHCNNKDISEYYLTGYTKEKHFLINKMEFLQRFHILVNSLNKFKQQNMYDSAFIYPSYGQNDIIYAISRVACLNNSIYMINRKIDDIIFTPLCDYTEESIKNDDMASLSDSVKVDAVVLDNGHVIRPKFVISSGSNINFSQMKKHLLCKKNRKKAKTRIKTNRLVVLSTYSLIGKNGISFYIHKHPKLGHPQKGKINNLTNSVHILQLDYNSGTCPPGFFLTYFTYLEIVKEPIEPTDIPTNWKEENADRHNPEKNKDSPTDQKPPSFYFLFDVLKLFVKKHKDSSIPPADSQLPVNIPFNESFHSDLVNSFSNLEEQDASQSGKTDKRESPNEENAKIEEQTSDHPLMENSPHGEQLNRHNEEQAPGDQKGEATNNQEQTKRENAEKESLVKTFNDLLIKEGVIYCAYYEYEPTVYRKDTVKMINQNVKHYRKIFEGIEEKIKEEQANVHQNEANELGKANSSENDGCSTIDSTYNASNGDSAGNKINQGEENNHENKNNTCTPSHSCKRVQLDENKHICNLLFTNDTHNYPIYPLVEDVSTFFYIINKIHRTFISSDGSQTIYDNFGDKIKTLFNDNNTST, encoded by the coding sequence ATGGATGACAAGAAAAACACAACCTTCGACTGCGACATTCTGATATGTGGCAGCAGCCTACAGAACAGTTTACTGGCAGCCTACTTTTCCATTAATAACTACAAAGTGATAAACATTGACAAGAATCCGTTCTATGGTGACGTGAACTGTTCCTTCAATTTCAACCAATTTCAAGATGAAAAATTTCAGCTCAAGAATTTTTACgaggaatattttcccctctcGTCCAGCAGAAATGACAACGAcgtagaaaaaatagaaaatttaaaacaaaTAGTTAAGAGCTATTtccaaataaataataacaaatttaatataGACCTTAACCCCAAGATATTATACAACGACAGCAACATCGAGGATCTGTTGATAGCGttaaatgcacacacatacattaCTTTTGTGGGAGTACAGTACTTTTACATGACCTACCATAGGGTTAGCTACAACGCTATAGTAGATCGAACAGACCTGCACAATGTAAACGTTCCAGGAAATGCTGTCAAGGAAATGTATGCAAATAAAGGGGGGCACAACCCCAGCACAAGTCATATGCAGAACCTGAACAAtagtaatagtaataataattgtgAAGACGATttaattatgttaaaaattCCCCTAAACAAAACGCAGGTCTTCCTTGACAAAAACCTCAGTCTcattgaaaaaagaatgattATGAATTTTATTCACAAGAATATTATTCACGATAAGAATTACACCTTCTCCAATCTTTCCAattacaattttgtaaagAAGACAAATGTAGCGGAACAGGGGGGGACGATGCATAGTAGCATTCCCACAATCACCAAAAATGAACAGGGTTCTCCAAACAGGAACGATCTTAGTGGGGATAAGAAAGATGGCAATCAGAATGGAAACATCCCAtgcgaaaaaggggaatcaGAAAAGTCTTCCCAGGCGAATCATGCTAACCATGCTAACCATGCCAACCATGACAACCGTGCCAACATTGCCGACTACCTCCAATCGTACAACATCGCAGGAAAGTTAGTAGACTACGTCCTGTACGGGATAGGTCTGTTCGACCTACAAATGGAGCACTGCAATAATAAGGACATTTCCGAGTACTACCTGACCGGATATACCAAGGAGAAGCATTTtcttataaataaaatggagtTTCTGCAACggtttcacattttagtCAACTCGTTAAATAAATTCAAACAACAAAACATGTATGACAGTGCTTTTATCTATCCGTCCTATGGGCAAAACGACATTATCTATGCCATATCGAGAGTGGCTTGTCTAAACAATTCTATTTACATGATTAATAGAAAAATAGACGATATAATTTTTACCCCTCTTTGCGATTACACAGAGGAAAGTATAAAGAATGATGACATGGCTTCCTTGTCTGACTCCGTAAAAGTAGACGCAGTCGTCCTAGACAATGGACATGTAATTAGGCCAAAATTTGTTATATCATCTGGatctaatataaatttttcccaaatgaagaaacaccttctttgcaaaaaaaataggaaaaaggcgaaaaCGCGCATCAAAACAAATAGGCTCGTTGTCCTAAGTACCTACTCACTTATTGGAAAAAACGGCATAtccttttatatacacaaacaTCCAAAATTAGGCCAcccacaaaaagggaagataaATAATTTAACCAATTCGGTACATATTTTACAGTTAGACTATAATAGTGGGACCTGTCCCCCCGGGTTTTTCTTGACGTACTTTACCTACCTAGAAATTGTGAAGGAGCCAATCGAACCTACAGACATTCCAACCAattggaaggaggaaaacgcCGACCGCCACAAtcccgaaaaaaataaagactCCCCAACTGATCAGAAACCCCCAAGTTTCTACTTCCTATTTGatgttttaaaattgtttgTTAAAAAACACAAGGACAGTAGTATCCCCCCTGCGGACTCGCAGTTACCTGTCAATATTCCCTTTAATGAAAGTTTCCACAGTGATCTTGTTAACTCTTTCAGCAACCTTGAAGAACAGGACGCATCTCAGTCGGGGAAGACCGATAAAAGGGAATCCcctaatgaagaaaatgcaaaaatagaGGAGCAAACTAGTGATCATCCCTTAATGGAAAATAGTCCCCATGGTGAACAATTGAACCGCCACAACGAGGAACAGGCACCCGGAgaccaaaagggggaagccaCGAACAACCAAGAGCAAACCAAACGTGAGAACGCCGAAAAAGAGTCCCTCGTAAAAACCTTCAACGATTTATTAATCAAAGAAGGAGTTATTTATTGCGCATACTATGAATATGAACCAACGGTGTACAGGAAGGATACTGTCAAAATGATAAACCAAAATGTAAAACACTACAGAAAGATATTCGAGGGAATAGAAGAGAAGATTAAGGAAGAGCAAGCAAATGTTCATCAAAACGAAGCGAACGAATTGGGTAAAGCCAATTCGAGTGAGAACGACGGTTGCAGTACCATTGACAGTACATACAACGCTAGTAATGGCGATTCAGCTGGAAACAAAATTAACCAAGGTGAAGAAAACAATCATGAAAACAAGAACAACACGTGCACCCCCTCCCACAGCTGTAAGCGTGTCCAGCTGGACGAAAACAAACATATTTGCAATTTACTTTTTACAAACGATACGCACAACTACCCGATATACCCCTTGGTTGAAGACGTATCCACATTCTTTTACATTATTAACAAAATACATAGAACGTTTATTTCTTCTGACGGTAGCCAAACCATATATGATAACTTTGGtgataaaattaaaacacTGTTTAACGACAACAACACGTCCACTTGA
- a CDS encoding Enhancer of rudimentary-like protein, protein MSSNYSDVVLLVQFSRKIESRTFVEYNSLKLALNGICQLYEQAIKENDPTVQRITYNMNDLFLYIDNIQKMTLMLFHQPSWTYKPHDKKWIKQKLVEHIKDQIGQ, encoded by the exons atgagtTCCAACTATAGTGATGTTGTCCTGCTGGTTCAGTTTTCAAGGAAAATAGAAAGTAGAACATTCGTAGAATACAATTCGTTGAAGTTGGCCCTAAATG GAATTTGCCAATTATACGAACAGGCCATAAAGGAGAATGACCCCACCGTCCAAAGAATAACTTACAACATGAACGATTTGTTCTTGTACATTGACAACATACAAAAGATGACCTTGATGCT aTTCCATCAACCCTCATGGACGTACAAACCGCATGACAAGAAATGGATAAAGCAAAAGCTGGTTGAGCATATAAAGGATCAAATAGGGCAATGA
- a CDS encoding DNA excision repair protein ERCC-3, producing the protein MEDSGDHSSTNYPTRGVHKRADILNEDYYARSEKRRKLKAARKMGEEGEFPQNVKSKLKEYYEMRFDKKVINLPFSTDSINIQQRGFYDYSKDMKLKKNHMNKPMWICSDGFIYLEMFNSCSKQASDFLITIAEPICRPELIHEFQLTIFSLYAAISVGVTLDELLVNLDKFSKNFLPNELVQNITKSAESFGKAKLVLRENKYYIEATNKSELDYLLKNSIIKNARLYSSENNSDQKIKNMFTLSNNFQESKSGQGVADSGASNIGAVNNQSNFLSEAGGDRKAKDTYVTYEAPVLDTAQLGFKISESEKQLMLQEKKNANENLNENAATSAEVYSFEVNCDKIEEVKQEALQTMQRPLLMEYDFRRDKKNPNLICSLKSHVQIRYYQEKALRKMFSNGRSRSGIIVLPCGVGKTLTGITAASTIKKSSLFLTTSAVAVEQWKKQFEDFTNIHPRHIRILTSDYKFDLWPINEAGVLISTYTMLAYSGKRSEQSLKIVNDIRRREWGLLVFDEVQFAPAPSFRRINDIVKSHCKLGLTATLVREDLLIRDLQWIIGPKLYEANWVELQNKGFLAKALCKEIWCSMPSSFYKYYLKSNSFIKRRLYTCNPRKLMMCEYLIKYHEQNNDKIIVFSDNIFALLHIAKTLNKPFIYGKLSPIERIAIINKFKNDSNINTILLSKVGDNAIDIPIANVVIQISFNFASRRQEAQRLGRIIRPKNKANEKKNINDPDSFFYSLVSKDTIEMCYSDKRQRFLINQGYAYNVLSDNIVDFNKLNLVYKNKKIQENLLKCILASTDDGNNDEDDDLFEDPSYRKDTPKMASKTNIVSSHGKKEDVLKKVDSGGLLKLSSNVDVTFSDKKKTSQKKFADKHILFRKFLSQNR; encoded by the exons ATGGAGGATTCAGGTGATCACAGCAGCACGAATTATCCCACGAGGGGGGTTCACAAAAGAGCAGACATTTTAAATGAGGATTACTATGCCAGAAGTGAGAAAAGGCGCAAGCTAAAGGCGGCCAGGAAGAT GGGTGAAGAGGGGGAGTTCCCCCAGAATGTGAAGAGCAAACTGAAGGAGTACTACGAAATGCGCTTCGACAAGAAAGTGATAAACCTGCCATTCAGCACAGACTCAATAAACATACAACAGAGGGGTTTTTACGATTACAGCAAGGacatgaagttaaaaaaaaatcacatgAACAAGCCCATGTGGATTTGCTCAGACGGATTTATATACTTAGAAATGTTTAACAGTTGCAGTAAGCAGGCCTCGGATTTTCTCATAACGATAGCTGAACCGATCTGTAGACCAGAATTAATTCACGAATTTCAGctaaccattttttctctatatGCCGCCATATCCGTGGGGGTTACCCTGGATGAATTGTTAGTAAACTTGGACAAATTTTCGAAAAACTTTTTGCCAAACGAGTTAGTACAAAACATTACGAAAAGTGCCGAATCGTTTGGGAAGGCAAAATTAGTTCTTCGAGAAAACAAGTACTACATTGAAGCTACAAATAAATCAGAGTTGGATTATCTGTTAAAAAATAGCatcataaaaaatgcaaggTTGTATTCGAGTGAAAATAACAGTGAccagaaaattaaaaatatgttcacgCTGAGTAATAATTTTCAGGAGAGTAAATCTGGCCAAGGTGTAGCTGACAGTGGTGCATCGAATATTGGCGCAGTTAATAATCAGAGTAATTTTCTTAGCGAAGCTGGAGGCGATAGGAAGGCTAAGGATACCTACGTGACTTATGAGGCGCCCGTCTTGGACACTGCTCAGCTGG GCTTCAAAATAAGCGAAAGCGAAAAGCAGCTAATGCTacaggagaaaaagaatgcgaatgaaaatttaaacgAGAATGCAGCAACGTCAGCTGAGGTATACTCATTTGAAGTGAACTGCGATAAAATAGAAGAGGTAAAGCAGGAGGCATTACAAACAATGCAGAGGCCTCTACTAATGGAATACGATTTTAGAAGAGATAAAAAGAACCCCAATTTGATTTGCTCATTAAAAAGTCATGTGCAGATAAGGTACTACCAAGAGAAGGCTTTGAGGAAAATGTTCAGCAATGGAAGGAGTAGGTCGGGCATTATAGTTCTTCCCTGTGGGGTAGGTAAAACGTTAACAGGAATTACAGCTGCTAGTACTATAAAGAAGTCGTCTCTCTTTTTAACCACATCAGCCGTAGCTGTGGAGCAATGGAAAAAGCAGTTCGAAGATTTTACGAATATACATCCAAGGCATATAAGAATTTTGACTTCGGATTATAAATTCGATTTGTGGCCCATTAACGAAGCAGGGGTGTTAATATCTACATACACCATGTTGGCATATTcaggaaaaaggagtgagCAAAGTTTGAAGATTGTAAATGACATAAGAAGAAGAGAGTGGGGATTACTCGTTTTTGACGAGGTACAATTCGCCCCAGCACCATCCTTTAGAAGAATAAACGATATAGTAAAATCGCATTGTAAGTTGGGTCTAACGGCAACGCTGGTAAGGGAAGATTTGTTAATCAGGGATTTACAGTGGATTATTGGGCCCAAGTTGTATGAAGCGAATTGGGTAGAATTGCAAAACAAAGGTTTTTTGGCGAAAGCCTTGTGTAAGGAAATATGGTGTAGTATGCCCAGTTcgttttataaatattatttgaAGTCAAACAGCTTTATTAAGAGAAGGCTCTACACCTGTAATCCCAGAAAGCTAATGATGTGtgaatatttaataaaataccATGAACAGAATAACGACAAAATTATCGTTTTTAGTGACAacatttttgcccttttgcATATTGCGAAAACGCTAAACAAGCCATTCATTTATGGGAAGCTTTCTCCTATTGAAAGAATAGCTATCAtcaacaaatttaaaaatgactCCAACATTAATACAATTTTGTTGAGTAAAGTTGGAGATAACGCAATTGATATTCCTATTGCAAATGTGGTTATTCAAATATCTTTCAATTTTGCGTCTAGAAGACAGGAGGCGCAAAGATTAGGAAGAATTATTAggccaaaaaataaagccaatgagaagaaaaatattaacgaCCCGGACTCCTTCTTTTACAGTCTAGTTAGTAAAGACACCATAGAAATGTGCTACTCTGATAAGAGACAGAGATTTCTCATCAACCAGGGATATGCCTACAATGTCCTTAGTGACAACATTGTCgattttaataaattaaatttggtttataaaaataagaagattCAGGAAAATTTGCTAAAGTGCATTTTGGCAAGCACCGACGATGGTAATAATGACGAAGACGACGACCTTTTTGAGGATCCCAGTTATAGGAAGGATACTCCAAAAATGGCAAGTAAAACAAACATTGTTTCTTCGCACGGGAAGAAGGAGGACGTGCTGAAAAAGGTGGACAGTGGGGGGTTGCTAAAATTGTCCTCCAACGTGGATGTAACTTTtagtgacaaaaaaaaaacctcgCAGAAGAAGTTCGCTGATAAGCACATCCTTTTTAGGAAGTTTCTAAGTCAGAACAGGTAG